The Bos indicus x Bos taurus breed Angus x Brahman F1 hybrid chromosome 3, Bos_hybrid_MaternalHap_v2.0, whole genome shotgun sequence genome segment cattttcccaccATAATGAGCTCTCGTGACCCCATAAAAGTCTTCAAAGCTTGGGACCCTTAATGCCTGCCCTACCACAACCTGCAAGCCAGCGTCCCAACCCGGTCGAATGATCCACAGCCGTACCTGGTACTAGAATGAGGTCACTTTAATTTTTCCTTGTATATGAAATCAGAATTTCAACAGGAGGGACTCACACACAGGACACAGACCCCTGAGGGCCCACTGTTGGGGAGGGGTTCTTAGGAAGAAGTGAGGATCCTGGGGGAaggttagaaagaaaaaagaagcaggcAGGACTGGGGTGGGATTGTCTGGGGATGAAGGGAGCTGAAGAAGGATCCAGGAGCACTGGAAGGGTAAAGGGGGTATCATCCCAAGGATTAGGGTATCAGGACAGATGGGTCCTAGGAGGGGATATGGGTGTGGTGAGGGAAAGGGATCCCCCACACACCTGGAGCTGCAGAAGGAACaagaaagggaagggaataaGCAGGGAGGAAGTAAGAGAGGCCAGGCGAGGGCTGCCAGGAGCCTCCTCACTCTACCCCAAAGTGCACGACTCGGCAATAAAtagtaatatttataaataaataagtaaataaatagatgaataaataaatacgtaAATAAATAATATCCTTGTAGAGCTAGGAGTTTGGTGAGAGGGAGGTGGAACATGGGGAGTGTGGGAGAGCATCTCTTCTACACAGGTTCTCTGGCCCTTCATTCCATCACTGACCCCAGCTAGTGAGCAGGTGGGCTCAGCAacgtggggggagggtggggacaaGAGGGCCTCAAGGTGGGGTGGGATAGGGGTCTCCCCTGCTAAAGGCAgcttaaggaaagagaaaaaaatacaataaacaagTCATGGGGCAAAAGAGCTGAGCTTTCCCAGAGGGCAATAATGGGGCATAACCCCTGCACCCGACAGAGAAATCAGTGTGGGCTTCTCACATCTTTGTGGTGGGCgggggaggaggaagcagacATGAGATCCAGCCCACCCACTGCAGGGCCCTTTTGCAGATACTCTGGGCTGAGTCTGGGGACATGCTCCCCTACCCCAAGATCTAGGTTTCCCTTTCTCTAGCTGCACACAAGGAGGAAGCAAATCAGGATATTTGGgtggaaggggaagggagagggccaAATAGCTCAGAGAGGGCAAGGCACTCACTACCAAGTAAGAACCGAGGTCTGTATATGCTAAGCCTCAggaaagacatagaaaacagggAGTTTTCCCACAATTCCCAGCTACTGAGATGCTCCTCAGAGGAGTTAACTCCCTGagcccctgcctcccagggctAGACTGAGATGCTTAAGAAAAAGCCCACCCCACTCTAATCCCAGCCTTCCCCCTTCCTGTTCTCATGCCCCCTCCCTACTATGGACAGGAGAAGCTGGAACAGGGTAGAAAGAGGGTGGGAGGCAGAGTTGGGGTCTGGGGAAGGGGCACAGAAGTCTCTGAAAATTTGGGactaggaggagaagaggcagcAGCCCATGAGCGAGCCAAGGGGGAGACGCCAAGACTATACCCACCACCCCAGCAAGCTTTTCTAACCAGCTGGGCCCCAACCACTAACCGTGGAAGGTACCCATGAAAGGAGCCCTCTGGGTGCCTGGGTGAGTCAAAGAAAGTCGCTTTCATGACCCACCAGTGGGCACTCTGCCTGGGCCCGGGGCCTGTGGGTACATGCCATGCGAGGTACAGGGGTTCAGGAAGGAGAGGCCGTTCTAAGCAGTGAGCGGGTGAGAAGGGACCCCAGCGAGACCCGGGGAGACGGGTGAACCCAGCGGGGAGGCAGGCCATGTTCACACATCCAGCACGTGGTTCAGGTAGGAGATGTAGCAGATGGCCAGGCGCAGGATCTCAATCTTGGAAAGCTTCTTGTCGGGGGGCAGCGTGGGCAGTAGCTTGCGCAGCTCCGCGAAGGCCAAGTTAAAGGCTTCCACACGGATCCGCTCCCGCGTGGCATGGGCCGTGCGGTACTTGGCTGTGGCGCGCCGCCGGCGCCGGCGCTCCTCACGGCTCAAGTGCTGCAGGTCTTTCCGGCCCGGCTCTCCAGGTTCCAGGCCGCGGGCCGGGCCCCCTCTCGgccccccaggccccgccccgtcagggcccgccccgcccccacagtCGCTGAAGCCGGACTCGGTCTCAGAGTGGGTGAGAGGCAGGTCCAGCTCCATGGTGTCTGAGTTGAGCATCATGATGGATGCCCCCCGCCCTGTGAGATCaggaccccctccccacccctccctctggGAGCCTAAAAGCTGGTGGCgggaggggcaggaagggcctggggtggggaggtctGCCACTGAGCTCAGGAAGTCAGAGCCACTTCAGGGTTCCATGGTCAGGGTTCTGGTCGGGAGTctggaagaaagaaggggaaatgaaTAAGgtcagaggcaggaaggaggggacaGCTCAGAGATGTGGAGCCAGGAGGAAGGTTTAAGATGGGCTGGGAGGGGGAAGGTACTGTAAGCTTGGGGAAAGGACAGCAGAACAAGGggaggattgggggtggggggcacaagATAGAGGAGCAGGTGGCCCCAGGGTAAAGAAGTAAGAGGAAAGctggaaagaaaggaggagaccCAGAAAGTCAGCAACTGAAAAGGAGGAGAACCGGTGAGAAGAATACAGGGCAGGATAAAACTAAACAAGgggattaaagacctacatgtagGACCTAACGCTGTAGCTCCTAGAAGCAAACGCAGGGGGAAAACTTCATGACGTTGGACTTGGCAATGATTTCTCACGTATGACACCAAAAGAACAagtaacaaaagcagaaatagacaaatgggactacatcaaacttaaAGTCGCCTGGGTATCAAAGGACACAATCAGCAGACTGAAAGGGcaagaatatttgcaaataaagggAGAGAATGTTTGCAAATAATATGGATGATAAAGGATTTATATCCAGAGTATTATGAAGAACTCCCAcagttcaataaaaaaaaaaaaacttgaccaagaaatgggcaaaggacttaaaagacatttttccaaagatgatataCAAATGGTCAGCAAACGTAAGAAAAGATGATCAACGTCACTAATCATcggagaaacgcaaatcaaaatcacaatgagatgtaACCTCACACTTGTTAGGATGAttattgtcacacacacacacacacacacacacacacacacacacacacacacaccagggatAGGGAGACATTGGAACACTTTGCCCtattggtgggattgtaaaataGTGCAACTGTTTTATGGAAAGAGTAtgcagtttcctttaaaaattaaaaatagaagtaccacATGATCTCACAATCCCACTTCTGTGTATATGTCCAAGAGAATCgaaatcaggatcttgaagagatgtctgCACCCCCATgctcactgtagcattattcacaataaccaaaatagGGACACAACCCAAACGCCCATCAAAAGATGCACGGATTAAAAAACGTGGCATATactcacaatggaatattattcagccttaaaagggaagaaaatcctATCACCAGTGCTACAAGATGGaagaaccttgaggacattatgctaagtgaaataaatcagttgCAAAATTACAAATATCCTATGATTCCACTTCTGTGATGCAGCTAAGTAGTtcacagaaagtagaatgatgcTTCAGAGTCTGAGGCCAGGAGTATGGGAGGTATCACTAAAAAGTTACAGAGTTTCAGGtttacaagatgaaaaagttcccGAGCTCTGTTTCACAACAACATGAATATACTTAACATTACTGAAGCATACacttaaaatttctaattttatgttatgtgtttttatcacaataaaaaaatgtttaataattaaAAGGACAGAGGACTAAGCAAGACTGGAGGAGCCACAGCTCCAAGAGAGATGGGCTATGGCTCTAAACCTCTCCCAGTTGTGAGGGGAACGTTGCAAGCCTTGGCCctgccagcccctccctcccaggGCCCCTCTCCACCCTGGCTGCTTCCGGACGTGTG includes the following:
- the NHLH1 gene encoding helix-loop-helix protein 1, coding for MMLNSDTMELDLPLTHSETESGFSDCGGGAGPDGAGPGGPRGGPARGLEPGEPGRKDLQHLSREERRRRRRATAKYRTAHATRERIRVEAFNLAFAELRKLLPTLPPDKKLSKIEILRLAICYISYLNHVLDV